In the genome of Synchiropus splendidus isolate RoL2022-P1 chromosome 2, RoL_Sspl_1.0, whole genome shotgun sequence, the window CGGCAAAAGCTTCAGCGCCTGTAGAGCCAGTGTGTTATTCAGTTGAAGCTGTGCTTGGACCTCGTCACTCTGTCCCCGCCCTCTTTTCATACTCTGCAAGTCAGGTTCCACCGAGCTGCCCAGCTGCCCCCGCTCCACCCACACATCCTACAGTGACAAACCTCAGCGAAGCTCCATATTCTGTTGCTGCAGTGCTAGGTACATACAAATCCCTTAGTAGCTTTTCGAACCCACCTTCCACTTCCCCTGTGGCCAAAGTCTGTGTTCCAGCATCTTCTCCGGCTGCAGCTGCCAACACTCAGTTAAGCCCAGTTGATAAGCCTTCAAAGGCAAGCTGTCTTCAACCACCATTGAGGAGTCAGAGCAAGATATGTGATGGCCCACTGACGCCCAAACATGATAAAAGCTTTACTCTTGGAGCCAAAATGAAGACTGTCGTGGATGTGTCGAGTCATAACTACCCATCCCAGAACCATCAGTCATCGCCCGAGACTGTGAGACGCCTTGATCGACAACAGGGCTTGTGTGGAGGATTCAAAAGCCTTTTTTCCAGCCCACCTGGACAAAGGGCTGCTCCCACCAAGCCGCCCTCCTCCGAAGAAGCTTCCCCGGATTCCCCATCCTCTCCATCTCAGAGAGGTGCTCAGTTTAAAGACTGTGTCACCTTTCTGGTCCGAAATctaaaaacaattgaaacatCATGTCATCAGCCTGACTCCCAGGAACCAGAGGCAGCAAAGAGGAAAAGAGAAGGTGCAGGAATGGCTGGCAGGTGTGGCGAGTTTCAATTCAAAAGTCTGTTTTCAGCCGCCCTCCCCGGTGCCTCCTCAAACACCCCCGAACCTGCagatggtggaggtggaggagaagttgTTGCTGGTACCTTATGTGCCCTCTTTAAGACTTCTGCTCCTATGGGACATCTGCCAACAGCCTCCCCCAATTCCCTGCACTTACAATCATCCAGAGCCAAAGCAACTCAGCAAGCAGCAGGAACTCACAGTGGAGAAGCAATGGAAACATGTGCAGTGAAGCAACAACTCTCCACACAGCTGGATACTGAAGGGAGGTcccaccagcagctgcagtccAACACGTGTAAGtacaaaaatgattaaaaacaccTGTTGAAGTGCTAAAACCTCATGATCGTTTAGGTTCTCAACTGAAATCTCTCTTCCTGAGCCTCAGTCCGTCATCACTCCAGTAGGTGCGACCCTGGACTTCACCTGCTGTGGTGCTCTGTTGGAGGGACCAGACCGGAGACTAACACCTTGTGTTTGATCATCAGAGGGCAAAATGTGTTGTGAACTACAGTTCCTGCAGAGGCCCCTGGTGAAAAAAACTCATGTACTTCTGCCTAAATTATTATTTGGATTTTCTAATTTgccattttgaaaaatgtctcTTGTTTTCACTTGTTGGTCAGCAAACCAAAGAATCTTGTGCTTCTTCTGCTGACAATAAAACAATCACCCTTTTTTACTTGTGTTgggatttatttctttaaaagaTCAGTGCTGTGCAGATTCAGTACATTTCTGTCATCAAGAGAAATTACATTCACTTTGGATTCGCTCTGAAGATGCAGAAGTTAGGTTTCTGCTGCAGCCAGAATCTCGGCTCACAGTCTAGCTGCTGTTCATCTGAGCTGTCTCGGGatgctctgcatgtttgtgtctgttgcTGTAGGCCTCTTTCAGCATGTGAAGGTCACTCAGCAGACCTGCacactgctcctcctggagggaCAAGCACTCGGGTCATCTACCTACCGGTGAGAAGCCAAGGAGGTCGTAGCTACTGACGCTTACCAGAACATTCATTCGCTCTGCTGCAGCTAGAGCCACGTTCATCTTCCTCTCGtcgtcctctctctcctcttctatCACCCCCAGTCTGCAGTGAGGAAGTTGGAAAGCCACGTGAGAAATCACATCATCCAGATCGGTTTATTTGATGCACATCTAATGTTTGTGTGATATATGCTAAGGAAACGACACCTGTCTACTTTTATTGCTCAGTTTCAGTTTGTCAAATCTGGAGTCGCTGCAGTTAAAACGATTGGCGTAGTCAACATCAAATTCCACCAGATGTCAGTAGAGAGCGACTTCATAAGAAAAAGGACTAGAAAACCAAGTCACAGTGATACATTTCTAGATTCAGTCTGACCTGCGTGATGATTTGTCTGACACATCGTTAGGTAAAATAATGGTTACCTATATCCACCCACTGGTGCGTTTTGCTGCCTGTTTCATTTTTTGCAAAAAGGTTTTATTGAAGTTTTTAAGAAAAACGGTTGTTGGGCTGTAATTCATATAAACCCTTGCTTATTTCATCAATATGAACTGTCCTGTTAAAAAAGTGGAAGACTGATTTGCATTCTTAATAATCAGTTTTTGCTGTGACGTTTGGAGGTGGACTGAGCTCCTCaaagtttttatatatatatatttctgctaCCCAGAATCTGTGTCGATATGTGAGGTCACAGGATTTTTGTGATGCCCAACAACACTGCGTTACTACTCCCTTGACTCCCAACATGTTACCTGAAAGTGGTGCTAGCGAGCTGCTCTTCCCTCACAGACAGCAGACTCTTCAGCTCGGCCACCTCAGCCTGCAGCATGGTGTTCTGGTCTTGACTCATGATGATGAAGTCCTCCAGTCGCTTGGCCATGTCCAGCTCTCGCTCAGTCACCTGTTCCACCCCCAGACGGAGCTCAGACAGCTCTTGCTCGTGCTGAAAGGGAACGATGTTTGGTCATTTGCCCGTGAGGCGATTGTCTGAGGAACTGGATGGGAACCTTCTCCAGGAGGCTCATCTCCTGCACGGGTGTGTTCTCGCTGGACTCTCTGTTGTGACAGTCTTTGATCCAGGGCACCGGAGCAGGCGGACGTCTGATGCTGTCGGTCTGTTTGAATCATGGAGTTACTCTCACCACTGTATTTTGAATGTCTGCAGAGTTGGCCTTCACATGCTCAGTACTCACAGGCTTCGGTGGTGAGATCAGGAGAGAGTTTGACTGGacctctgcttcctcatctcctgTGGGCAGATTTTCAGAACTAGTCTGCCTCTTCAGACGTTTGGTGTGCCCAGGTGGTCTGTGTGGGGCACTCTGAGTTCTCGTGACGGGCTTCCTCATCCGCGTGCTCCTGGTTCTTCCGTCCCTTCGAGACATTGCAGAAAAATGAACCTTGTAGTTAAACCTGGCTACACTATCCTACTGCCACACATGAGCTCGTTCGATCTAGACGTTCTCCTGACCTGCACTGTCTACTTGTTAAATGcagtaataatatataataataatataataataatataataataataatggctccCACTTGAGCAATGGGTGGTCGGGGGCCACACACAGACCTTTTGACCACTTAAATGTGGCCCCCTGAGGTCAGACTCAACTGTAAAACTAATTTATTATTCACCATTAGTTTTAAGTTTTACAGTGACTAGATCTTTGTTTAGTGACTCTTATTTCTACTCTCTCTTCCATTTGTCTTTTTGGCTTCttgtttctcaaaataaattgaaaggAAATGTATGACTTCCACAATGATGTTATTCTCCAAagctttggtttgtttgtctctctgtctgtccagACTGAATTGGATGAAATTACCAATACATGTGTGagatgggacaaggaacaaacgATTCAATTTTGACCGTGATCTGGATCACTTTTTCACCATCAATTCAAGCATTTTGTACACACAATGTACACACTTTCGAGGTCTCCATACTGCCTGCTGGTCTAGGGGTTAGGATTTGGCGCTGTCACTACAGTGCCCTGGGTCTGATTCCCAGGCAGTGAATTAAGTTTAGTTCTTGAAAGCAGCAATAGTTAGAAATAATTTTGTCCGACAGATCATTTTGTTATCGTAAATTATATCGTGcttcaagtaaaaaaataaaaaataaaaaatagacgTCTGGCCATCTCCAGGACCACAGTCACAAAGTGCCTGCTCAGTGAAGGGGTGAGATTTAGCGCCCTCGAGGCATTTCAAATGTGCTGCTGCGTTACGTCAACTACTGTAACTAGAGAGAAGCCACTTGGGGTTGGTTCCATCAGAGGCGCCTGGTTTAAATGGAGAGATCTTTTTCTCAGTCGGTAACTGGATTTGGATGGATTTGAATATGGATGAGAACCATTAGGGCCGTATTTCCATGACTACTGAACCTTGATTTAAGTGTCATTATATAACGTTGGAAATTTGACTGTAGCTCAAGTGAATGAGAAGATTCTCCCACAAGAGAATATTATGGCAGCAAAATATATACTGTGGTGGAAAAAGCTACTCTTCAAACAAAATTATGTTTTGCATTTCAAAACGGGTGACTGCATtataccattttttttatttatcatttactgGATAAACTAAGAAAATTATattcttgacagtttcaatgTGTCAGTTCTGACACTTGGACTTATCAAAGTCAACCAATAACAGAATATGTTCAAAGctgaacaaagaaagaaaccatCACATCTCCACATTGCTATTGGAACTCACAGCTAAGCAACCTCTAATTCAACTTTTCTTTGATTTTCTTACTTGTGTCTTAGTgaatgaaacacatgaaaaggCCCAGCTCCTATGTAAATGTGTGGATAGAGACTCTGGTGATGAACTTGTCTGTAGAGCACCTACCCTTCTCGGACTTTGGAATCCAGTGGCAGCTGCTGTGTGGAAGAGTGGTGAGGGCTGTATTTGCTCAAGTCTTTCGGAGGAACGTACACAGGCTTGGCCTGACCCATCAGACTGGAGGAAGAAGCAAGTTCACCCATCGAAGTGGAACCACAGGATGCTGTTAAACTGTGTTATACCTgctgactggaatccgagtcgCCTCTGGGCCAAGAGACTCTGTGATCTGATTGAGAATGAGAGGCAGGGGGTGCAGCTGGTCGATGGTCTCCTGAGGAGGACCCGCTTTATTTGAAAGATTTCATGGTAAAACATTCATGAGCCAGTATCCTGTGTTTGTCTGCCCAATACAGTTCCTCATTTGTCCTGGTTGCGGAACTGACTATGTTTATGTGACACGCACACAATTGCCAGGGGGCTTGTCTCTTTTTCCCAAAACTATCAAATGAAATTAGGAAGACATGTTCCATCCTACCTGTTTTTTCTGGTTGATGATGTCCACCAGCAGGCCATGCAGGACAGCTAGCCGCAGCGGCAGGTCCACATACCCATCAAAAGATGTTGTTGGTATCTCCGTGTCTTGGCTGGAAACAGTTCGTAGGAATCCTCTCATTCCTTCCCAGTGCTGCTCCAGGAAATCATTCATGAACAGCATgtactcctccttctccccAAACCTGAGCAAGCATCTCAGTGGTAAAGTGACGTCCTTTGTTCACATTTTAACACAACATTGATTGACTCACAGTGTGAAGTTAGCCAGGTTCTGGATGACTTTGGCCGTCAATGTGAGGGCACGCAGAGTGTTAGGTTCTGGGTACGCTTGTGTCAGACCGAACAGCGACGGGCTGAGGATAGCAGGGCACAGGAAGCGAAGGAAAAGGGAAGCAGAGATGAGATGCTGGCCTATCTGCGGTCGGCCCAGGTCCTCACACAGCTCCACCCAGCTGGAGAAGATCTTGTGCAGCTCCTCTGGGAATGGGCTGGGGGAACGGAGAAGCACAAACTTTGTATTTTTCGCGCCATCAGGAAAATAATTCAGGCTCTGACTGCCCACCTGTGGATGTCTGTTATTTTCCGTACCACCTCATCACAGGAGTCCCTCAGGTGTCTCTGATTGTTTGGCAGTTCGGAGGGCGAACATTTACGTGGGTCCACTTCAGAGCTCTCCACTGTAGCATAAAGGCGGGCGATGAAGTCCCCTGCAGTGTCACAGTGAGGAGTTAGAAAACCATGGTATGCCCTGGAGGAAGTCGAAATATTGCACCACCTACCGAGTGTGTTGATCAGGTATTTCTGTCCCACTAGTTTCATATACTCATCTATGGCTTTAGTGGCGAGGGTGTTTTCTCTAAAGATTAGCGCCTCCTTCTGTCCCTGACGCTGAACCTCGGCGTTGCCCAAATCGATGAGGAACGCCTTCAGCGTGGATAAATTAGGAGTTACTGCACGGTTGAGATGTTTACAAGCAGGATTGTTTCCATACCTTAGCTTTGCCAATACTCTGTAGGACATGGACCAATGCACCAGCAAGCTCCTCCTTTTCCTTCACATTCAGAAGAGGCTCCAAACTCGTGCACATGTCAACGTAATCAACCGTAACGTACTCTGCAAACTCCTTGTACTTCTCCATGGGCAAAACCTTGAGATTCTGGAAGCGAGCTTTGATTCGAAGTGAGGCCTGCGACCCGAGAAGGTCTTTGCTGCCGACCGAGGGTTTGAATGGAACTATGGGGTACCACTTCTCCTGATAGGACCTTCCCCTGATGTCAGCCAGACTGATGGCAACACTGCCGAGAGGATGGAGGTTGAACTCTTCTTTGGAGTGACGTTTTTTCTTGGGGTCCTCTTCCCGGAATAGGTGCAGGATGACCTGGGAGATGCATGGAAGGTTGTCCAGCTCAAAAAACTCCCCCCAGAAGAGTTGGCATCCACCAGCCACATTTCCACCAGAAGCCCCCGATGACCCGGTGGACGTCTCCCCGACCAGACTGGAACGGTTTGCAGCTTTGCCAACCGCACGAGTGCTTGTGCGAGCAAACAGAGTCCCGTCCAGGTGCACTTCCCAATAATAGCGCCGCTTGGGTGGCAGATCCTTGGCTTCATTGACCCACAGACAAAGAGAGTTTTCTGTGCGTTCAACATTATCCTGTGATGAAAGATTCATGATGACAAGAGCCGCACAACGTAGCCTGAAATAAACTCAGCGACAACCTGAGCCTGTACCTTGTTAGGTTGCACAGCTCTTCTCAGATCCTCAATCCATCTGTCGCGTTCTGCCGCTGAGGAGCAGCCAAAGCAGTGTGTGTTCTCTGAATTTATTACCTGCAAACATCATCAAGAACGATGGCAATCCAAACCTGAATTTTCCATCCCAGCAATGATTACCTCAAAGCAGTACTTCTCCCCCAGAATGGAGCTGTGGACGGGCCTGATGATGGTGCTGGTGTCTGCACTTAGATCCAGACTTCCCATGGAGCTAACAGGAATCGACACAGACTCCCTGGAGCCATAGTGCCTTCAGAAGCAAGCAGGTGaatgagacacagcagaacaACACGCACAAATAAAGACACTATTTAACCATTTAGTTAAAAGAAaagcagctaggatgataacaacaacaacaaacatggaggaatccctgaacaaaaatgatgtatatatatatatatatatatatatatatatatatatatatatatatatatatatatatatatatatatatatatatatatatatatatatatatatatatatatatatatatatatatatacatcattCACAAGACATTTCATTGAACTTCAAAAGTGTGGTTCCAAACCTGAATTTGTTTAGTCCCACATGGTTCAGTTGAGTGTTGCTGTTCTTCTTGGCTTTGTTCTCCAGACGTCGCTTGATAAGAGCCTGAGGGAGTGAGAAGCAGGCCCAGTGTGTGGGTGCAGTTATGTATGTCATCAACAGGAAATGCACAGCAGATGATAATCTTACCCTCACACCGCCATCTTGACTCTTGGGTCGAGGGCCGCCTGGCAGGGTCACATGGTCAGGACTGCATTCTGGAAGTGCAGTAATAGAGATGAAATTGTTCTTGCCAATCCAACTAAAATGAATATTTGTTCATAGCACATGCATTGTTCCTGCGTGAATAACTTTATCAAAAATGATAATACATGGCACCTTTCTGTTTATAACGGGGGTGCAAATAGTTGTATTCAGAAAGGCAATGTCAATATTTCTGATAAGTATAGTGTGCTtgtatatataagtatatataagCAGCAAGCGTAATACCCAGTCTCGACTAATAAACATGCTTTGAATGCCCTGGTGTTACTCAGAATATTGCAAACTTACCTtcaatataaaaacacattatgaTGATGTTATTAAATTATTACCCGTGATTTCAACCTTGATGTAAGAAGGCGATGTTTCCAGGCTACGCAGCTTTCATGATATAAAACCATCAGGGAACCAAGCTATTCATTACTGCCGCTCCACACTTGCTCACCAAAAGCTCCGCCACAAACAATCCAGCGTCTAAATCCCATCATGTAGACAGAAGTCTTCAGACTTTGGTTCGGAATCCAAGTCAACAGCCCAACATCACACAGCCTCCGCTGAAGACGTGAACAGAGTCGAGACACTTTGCTCTCTGTCAGTGGATCAGAGTGTCCATCTCTGATTGCATCTTACCCGGTAGAGGAAGCAACTCTACTCACAGGCATATACAAAGCgatttcctctgctgctgtgcGCACTACTTTGTGACCACTGCTCAAATGTGTTGGCCACTGATGAATTTTGCTTTAAACAACTCATCCAACAAGTGTAACACTATGAATAGTTATGTACTTTAAAAGACTCCAGTGGGCGGTTCAGTTAGGAGGTGAGGACCATTTTTccaactttcattttcatcattcatcTTGCTTATGTAGCACTGAAGCCAGTTTAATGAAACTGTTTCCTCctgtttttgaaactgtggaTGATTGACATTTTGGAGATGGCATTGAAGGCATGTGTAACTTAGTTGTCATGgtcatttttgtctgtttttccatGGAAAAGCCTTCACTACTGTCTACAACTGAACTTAGATGTTCTCCTACTGTCTTCTGGGTCAACACGCCTCCAATTCCAGATGGGACTTCTTGTTGCTCTCTTCTCACTCAATACTTCCTTCACAAGGCTGTAGCTATAACTCATAGATGTATCAGTTTACTTCTTGTTGCTGAGCCTTTATGGTTCCCACGAACCAGTCATGTTAAAAGTAGAAATAATTATCAAACAGACTACTGTCATGATCAACTTtaattttgttcccttgactcctgttttgtttctccctccttccttcctgttttgtggCACACGTCTGGAGACAATCTTGCCCAAATCacttggactccagcaacgtgtgcctcCAGCAATTTGCACCGTTTGCTTGCTCTCTATCTGTTTTCCGTTGTTGAATTATCTTTCGCTCACCTTttccctggtgctctgagttttgtgttttgtccttGTTCTATTTGCGCCACGTGgctttgtgcttttgttttgacgTCCTcgatattttttgtgttttaatgttcattgtgtttgttctctctttttacAGACTCTGCTTGCATTCattcctcctggatccgtggCACTTTTTGTTCGACTTATTCTGTTGTGGACTCATCCAGGTTCAGTGACGCTTTGGATTTGGTTTTCTGTTTacttctcccagttcggtgacgccttttgagTTTTTGTATTCTGCGAAATGGAACTATTGTATTTGACCCACTGTCTGCCTCCTTTAATTCTTCcattactgcacttgggtcccgctcctcGTCTCGAACATAACTTGTTTTCACCAGTTCAAGCTGAGCCTCACTGTGAGTCCCCAACTAATGCGCACACTGTGTGCAGAGCCTGACTCAAGCTCTCTGACCCAGCCCAAATAAAACCCAGTGTGACAGTGTTACCTAACCTACCAATGTCTTCCAGATTCTGCATGCTGACGGTGGACAAGCTGTTGAGTCGGTTTCTGGTCCACATCATGGGCTGAAAACACATATAAGCAAATGTGAGTCGAGCCGTGCTTTATCCAGTTAGGAAGTGTGTTCAGTAAAACAGGTGCATGTGGTGTACATGTTGTCACCTCTTCATCAGGTGAGATGATGATTTGTCCTTCATCCAGGACACAGGTGCTTATGTTCCACAGAGGCACCTCCTGAGCCGGAGCCCACTCCAGCCTGGGCAGTTCACTGAGCACTGGGCCCTCACCATGATCTGGGCCAGGGAGACAAGACAGGAAGGTGAGTCATAGTGAGCAGAGTCAAAGTCTTAGCAGCAATGACTGACCActcatcttcctctgcttcctcctgatAACATCTGTTTGATCATCTGCATCTTCTGCATTTTCGCTCACTGTGCTGCATATATCAAAATCTTCCTcttccttgtttttatttatttttttacttacaAGTTACCCAAGCTGGGAAATCCTTAATAATGTTAACACTACTATATTGATCTGCATACCCGCTACAATTTCGTGGGTTGTGGGAGGCGCAGTCCAAGTAAAAAGGCCCAGACTCAGAAGCCCACTccatctcttctctctcccAGGTCATCGTAACATCACCAGTGCATGGATTCCTCGCCTGGTCTGTGGCTCAGCCTTGCCAAGAATTCCCCTCTGCTGGCCCTCCTGTCAGTGGTGTTTGAGACACGTGTCCTAGACGGTCATGCTCACCCTCATCTCCCAAAGAGAGTTCAGCCTGCCTCGGACAAAACTAGATACCTACATTTGCCAATATCTTTCCcaccaagattttttttttttttaatttctactTAATTCTAATCTTtggattatatattttttttgttttaatgacaTGTCTTGTATTTGTGTGACAGTTTTGGCAcacctgtgttttgttttgtttttccagggTCGAAATTTTTCTGAACCTTTGGTGCGCTGACCTATTTGCATCTAACCCTTGGGAAGAAATTTGAGTCATCAAAGAAGTGACTCTCATATCAAATATATATCAAAtcagcagcagtgagacagCGATGAAGACAGACACTGGAAGGTTGCACCGACTGCCATCCACAAGTTGAATGTTGAGTCAAGCAATTCAGTTGGTCACGCTGCCGCTC includes:
- the LOC128754709 gene encoding zinc finger CCCH domain-containing protein 6-like encodes the protein MDFANLFCKLSSTEEGSRRAGPPAFTTRDSRGCKRRGGRQSFQPESSLSKKLKNDHGNGQDYEYRTSEGPKRGQTNRGRGRRDNNFKSHIGQQNHQSKTADGPRRGQKNRGRGQRGGSFSAPARPRFMTQEFKDQNALVVDGQILCKHFIWGNCIKGDDCQMVHAPVHNGLIKEMCKFYVVGFCSRGDSCPYMHKSFPCKFFHRKGLCVNGENCKFSHDPLTSVTEPLLEATMRMEQEARERLMKVEQKQHTDVESPSVEQKEENKPLDVLNPAMPKFYNSLEPHSEVDHAEEPSEDTEEDNDAPHSGGSPAKASAPVEPVCYSVEAVLGPRHSVPALFSYSASQVPPSCPAAPAPPTHPTVTNLSEAPYSVAAVLGTYKSLSSFSNPPSTSPVAKVCVPASSPAAAANTQLSPVDKPSKASCLQPPLRSQSKICDGPLTPKHDKSFTLGAKMKTVVDVSSHNYPSQNHQSSPETVRRLDRQQGLCGGFKSLFSSPPGQRAAPTKPPSSEEASPDSPSSPSQRGAQFKDCVTFLVRNLKTIETSCHQPDSQEPEAAKRKREGAGMAGRCGEFQFKSLFSAALPGASSNTPEPADGGGGGEVVAGTLCALFKTSAPMGHLPTASPNSLHLQSSRAKATQQAAGTHSGEAMETCAVKQQLSTQLDTEGRSHQQLQSNTCSQLKSLFLSLSPSSLQ
- the LOC128754708 gene encoding RAS protein activator like-3-like isoform X1; its protein translation is MGKEEKEDTKAEQPQKEQGSPTEEHLQDQEPTDPLNTYQWHTDSKGALDGAKEDTGASSTSTLERIQKASATKWNKMQSWRKALSEEHYKSEKGTGGARKNPFRRALSEPPGSLFASLSSSRGFSSSNQATAFSEAADGAGVGPSETSQSRSGGALFRRCLRTVSQKLRKPRLQSRSSAVSPDHGEGPVLSELPRLEWAPAQEVPLWNISTCVLDEGQIIISPDEEPMMWTRNRLNSLSTVSMQNLEDIECSPDHVTLPGGPRPKSQDGGVRALIKRRLENKAKKNSNTQLNHVGLNKFRHYGSRESVSIPVSSMGSLDLSADTSTIIRPVHSSILGEKYCFEVINSENTHCFGCSSAAERDRWIEDLRRAVQPNKDNVERTENSLCLWVNEAKDLPPKRRYYWEVHLDGTLFARTSTRAVGKAANRSSLVGETSTGSSGASGGNVAGGCQLFWGEFFELDNLPCISQVILHLFREEDPKKKRHSKEEFNLHPLGSVAISLADIRGRSYQEKWYPIVPFKPSVGSKDLLGSQASLRIKARFQNLKVLPMEKYKEFAEYVTVDYVDMCTSLEPLLNVKEKEELAGALVHVLQSIGKAKAFLIDLGNAEVQRQGQKEALIFRENTLATKAIDEYMKLVGQKYLINTLGDFIARLYATVESSEVDPRKCSPSELPNNQRHLRDSCDEVVRKITDIHSPFPEELHKIFSSWVELCEDLGRPQIGQHLISASLFLRFLCPAILSPSLFGLTQAYPEPNTLRALTLTAKVIQNLANFTLFGEKEEYMLFMNDFLEQHWEGMRGFLRTVSSQDTEIPTTSFDGYVDLPLRLAVLHGLLVDIINQKKQETIDQLHPLPLILNQITESLGPEATRIPVSSLMGQAKPVYVPPKDLSKYSPHHSSTQQLPLDSKVREGDGRTRSTRMRKPVTRTQSAPHRPPGHTKRLKRQTSSENLPTGDEEAEVQSNSLLISPPKPTDSIRRPPAPVPWIKDCHNRESSENTPVQEMSLLEKHEQELSELRLGVEQVTERELDMAKRLEDFIIMSQDQNTMLQAEVAELKSLLSVREEQLASTTFRLGVIEEEREDDERKMNVALAAAERMNVLEEQCAGLLSDLHMLKEAYSNRHKHAEHPETAQMNSS
- the LOC128754708 gene encoding disabled homolog 2-interacting protein-like isoform X2, with product MMGFRRWIVCGGAFECSPDHVTLPGGPRPKSQDGGVRALIKRRLENKAKKNSNTQLNHVGLNKFRHYGSRESVSIPVSSMGSLDLSADTSTIIRPVHSSILGEKYCFEVINSENTHCFGCSSAAERDRWIEDLRRAVQPNKDNVERTENSLCLWVNEAKDLPPKRRYYWEVHLDGTLFARTSTRAVGKAANRSSLVGETSTGSSGASGGNVAGGCQLFWGEFFELDNLPCISQVILHLFREEDPKKKRHSKEEFNLHPLGSVAISLADIRGRSYQEKWYPIVPFKPSVGSKDLLGSQASLRIKARFQNLKVLPMEKYKEFAEYVTVDYVDMCTSLEPLLNVKEKEELAGALVHVLQSIGKAKAFLIDLGNAEVQRQGQKEALIFRENTLATKAIDEYMKLVGQKYLINTLGDFIARLYATVESSEVDPRKCSPSELPNNQRHLRDSCDEVVRKITDIHSPFPEELHKIFSSWVELCEDLGRPQIGQHLISASLFLRFLCPAILSPSLFGLTQAYPEPNTLRALTLTAKVIQNLANFTLFGEKEEYMLFMNDFLEQHWEGMRGFLRTVSSQDTEIPTTSFDGYVDLPLRLAVLHGLLVDIINQKKQETIDQLHPLPLILNQITESLGPEATRIPVSSLMGQAKPVYVPPKDLSKYSPHHSSTQQLPLDSKVREGDGRTRSTRMRKPVTRTQSAPHRPPGHTKRLKRQTSSENLPTGDEEAEVQSNSLLISPPKPTDSIRRPPAPVPWIKDCHNRESSENTPVQEMSLLEKHEQELSELRLGVEQVTERELDMAKRLEDFIIMSQDQNTMLQAEVAELKSLLSVREEQLASTTFRLGVIEEEREDDERKMNVALAAAERMNVLEEQCAGLLSDLHMLKEAYSNRHKHAEHPETAQMNSS